The Desulfonatronum sp. SC1 DNA segment AAAAAAGCAGGTAGATCGGCACGATGGACTTGCCACTGTCCGCAAATCGAGACATGAATCATGAAGAGCAACGCTCCCAGGGTCGCTCGCCAGAAGGCCACCTCCAGCGGCGTCAATCCTTGCTGAAATGCCAGCAAGGCCAAGGGGCCGATCATCCCCCAGAGAGTTGCGGCCAGAAGAACATAGGCGTAGCCTGCCTTGGATTCCACCGGCGTCATTGCTTGTCATCGCCTTTCGCGTCGTCAGCATAGCGCCGCCCTGGACACTCATTTAGTCCTTCAAGTATCTCTTTAATCATCATGGTCGCCCGAGCCTCCGGGTCTGCCGCGTTATTATGCGTATTGATTGTCATTTCCATACAAGCCCACACTCCCGCTGCTCTCTCGTCAGCCCGAAAACCGCGTGTGAAGTAGCCGTTTCCAGGGGGCTGGACGCCCTGCTCTTTACGGAACACGGCGTCTACTGGGATCAGGACAGCCTCGACGCCCTGCAGTCCGCAAATCCGAAGTTAAAGCTTTACACTGGAATCGAAATCGAACTGACGGAAGGGTATCATGTCGTGGCGTTCGGGGCTCGTTTGCTGGATCGCTCCGTTCCGCCACTCTCCCTCTCCGAACTTAACCGCCTCGTCGCCCCTGAGCGCGACAACACGTTTCTCTTCGTCGCGCACGCCTTTCGCTACCAGCCGTATTCAACCCCCGAACTGGAGCAAATTCTGGGTTGTTGCGACGGAATGGAAATGCGGTCAATCAACATCCTGCGCGACCATGCCGTAGCGCACCCCACCAAGCTCGTGTCGGCGGACCATGCCCTCTACGAACACTCTTTACAAGCGTACAACCTTATTCCGGTGTATAACTCCGACGGCCACGACGAAGACAGTATCGGCCTGATTTCCAATGAATTGACCGGCGTCTCCCCTCCGTCGGACGAGACAGCCCTTGCCCGTCTTTTCAAGAGCAGCCACCCCGTTGAATTGCAGGACCGCCAACGGCTCGCCAGACATGCCCTCCTGGGCCTCAACTTGTGAATTTTTTTAAATTCGCAAACGGTCTGACCCGTAAAAGTTCAAGCTCTTGTTTAAGGAAAGCCGTAACCACTTAGCAAAGCCAGAGAAAAGACCTGGATGCTGGCTTACGCCGGCATGACGTCTCGTACCATGTCGTTTCCCTGTTAGTCATATACCGACGAAGGCCGATGCGTTTCCGGCTATCCAGTCCGAAATGTCGCGGACGAGCTGAATAATTCGAAAAAAACCGATCTTAATTCGCCGCGGCCTGAACCCGGTTGCGGCCGGTGTCCTTGGCTTTGTAGATAGCACCGTCCGCGGCGTCCACCAGGGCCAAGGGGGAAGTGTCCACGGTGGCGAAGCCTGTGGCGTGGCCCAGGGAGACGGTCACGTGGTTCGCGACCGGGGAGTGCGCGTGGGGGAGCTTGAGGTTGGCGACGGCCTCGCGCATGGCCGAGGCGATTCTCTCGGCCCCCTGGGAGTCGGTCTCCGGGAGCAGGGCCGCGAACTCCTCGCCGCCGTAGCGGGCGACCATGTCCGCCGGGCGTTGAACCACGGAGCGTAACGCCCCGGCCACCTGCTGCAGGCAGATGTCTCCGGCTCCGTGGCCGTAGTTATCGTTATAGTGCTTGAAATGGTCGATATCGACCATCACCACGCTGATGGGCAGGGCGTTTCGGGATGCGCGCTTCCATTCATGCTCCAGGCTTTGATCGAAACTGCGGCGGTTGGCGATTCCGGTCAACCCATCCACCAAGGCCAATTTTTCGAGCATTTCCGTACGAATTTTTAGCTGAATCTGGGTGCGCACCCTGGCTTTGACCACCGGGATGCTGAACGGCTTGGAGATATAGTCCACGGCCCCGAGATTCAGCCCCAGGGCCTCGTCTTCGCTGGAGCTTTTGGCCGTGACGAAGATAACGGGAATGTTCTTTGTTTCCGGGACGTTTTTGAGCCGCCGACAGACTTCGTATCCATCCATCTCCGGCATCATGACGTCCAGCAGGATGATGTCCGGCGGGTCGTCGGACGCGGCAATGGCCAGAGCCTTTGGGCCGTTGGCGGCGATGCGCACCCGGTAGTCCGCTCGCAGGGCTTCGGCTAGCACCTGGATGTTGACGGGAACGTCGTCCACGATCAATACGGATCGGAACTCCTGGGATTCGGACATGCGTCATACTCCTTGTTCCGGTCGCGACGACACGGCGGTTCGCATCGCCTGGAGGACGGCGAAGGCGGAATCGTAATCAAAGCGTTCCAGACATCGCCGTGCTTCCTCCATCAAGCCCCGCTCTCCTCCGGCCAAGGCCCGTTCCAATCGTTCCAGGACGGCTTCCTCCACCAAGTCTCCGCTTTCCACCAAACGGATTATCTTGTCCAGGATTTCCAGGGAAACCTCGGGGTCCAGTTCTCCGGAACCATCTGAATAAACAGGGATATCCGGCGAGCAGACATCGGCGGTGGAAGCCCCTGGTACCGGCTTCGTCGCCGAATCGGAGCGTCCGGCGATCCATTTGGCCAGAACGGTGAACAATTCATGGGACTCAATGGGTTTGGCCAGATAGTCGTCCATGCCCGCGGCCAGACAGTCCTCCCGGTCTTGAGCCATGGCCCCGGCTGTCATGGCGATGATCGGAATATGGGGTTCACGATCGTAGGGGTCAGGATTCAGCGGTTCACGGTTCACGGTTGTTTCCGTGGTGTCGTCGGAATGGGTTGCAATTGGCGCAACTCCGTCGGGCGCATCGCGGTGCGCCCCTACACCAATACCGATATTCGCCGTTTCTCCAACCGTTGAACCGTTGAACCGTGAACCGTGAACCTCCGCTGCGCGGATCCGCCGGGTCGCCTCCAGGCCGTTCATTACCGGCATTTGGACGTCCATGAGCACGGCGTCGAATCGGTTGGGCCGGTCGGCGTTCTCCACAATCTCGTCCCCGAAAGTCCCTTGCATCGCCTGAACAGCCTCCAACCCATTTCGAGCGACAACGACACGCAGTCCAGCCTGCTGGAGGTGTTCCCGGGCGACTTCCTCGTTGATGGCGTCATCCTCGACCAACAAAACCCGCGCCCCCCGAATGGAGTTGACCAAGGTCCGGATATCCGGAGGGCTCGCGGCGGTGCAGGGAGTGGAAGATAGGTCGGATTCCGATTCCGTGGCGGGTAGAAAGCTCGCGGTGAGTACAAAGGTGCTGCCCCGGCCTGGAACGCTATCAAAGACCAGGTTGCCGTTCATCATCTCGGCCAGGTGTTTGCTGATGGCCAGTCCCAGTCCCGTGCCGCCGAACTTACGGTTGATGGACGTGTCGGCCTGGGAGAAAACGTTGCAGAGCCGCTCGCGCTCCTCGGGCTTGATGCCGATGCCCGTATCCTTCACGGAGAACCGGAGCCGAACCTGCTCGGCGTCCCGGCGCTCCAGGCCGACGAGCAGTTCCACCCCGC contains these protein-coding regions:
- a CDS encoding PHP domain-containing protein translates to MRIDCHFHTSPHSRCSLVSPKTACEVAVSRGLDALLFTEHGVYWDQDSLDALQSANPKLKLYTGIEIELTEGYHVVAFGARLLDRSVPPLSLSELNRLVAPERDNTFLFVAHAFRYQPYSTPELEQILGCCDGMEMRSINILRDHAVAHPTKLVSADHALYEHSLQAYNLIPVYNSDGHDEDSIGLISNELTGVSPPSDETALARLFKSSHPVELQDRQRLARHALLGLNL
- a CDS encoding diguanylate cyclase; amino-acid sequence: MSESQEFRSVLIVDDVPVNIQVLAEALRADYRVRIAANGPKALAIAASDDPPDIILLDVMMPEMDGYEVCRRLKNVPETKNIPVIFVTAKSSSEDEALGLNLGAVDYISKPFSIPVVKARVRTQIQLKIRTEMLEKLALVDGLTGIANRRSFDQSLEHEWKRASRNALPISVVMVDIDHFKHYNDNYGHGAGDICLQQVAGALRSVVQRPADMVARYGGEEFAALLPETDSQGAERIASAMREAVANLKLPHAHSPVANHVTVSLGHATGFATVDTSPLALVDAADGAIYKAKDTGRNRVQAAAN
- a CDS encoding ATP-binding protein, producing the protein MKRHFLTEWLLLGALLAVLGGFFTLQVLCKEHLLALGGLFALLTVVSVFVLTVNQRRRAQVAASMAAADEALRKKNVELERFFSVSLDLLCIADVHGRFIRLNPEWENVLGYPLSELEGRPYLDFVHPEDMDQTLTVGTNLAAQQDVLYFANRLRARDGSYRWIEWRSKPQGGSIYAAARDVTERKLVEAALVQAKETAEAASRTKSDFLANMSHEIRTPLNAVIGLTQLCLETQLEPRQRDYLQKVLRSSRMLLSILNDILDFSKIEAGRMVLEQRLFALNEALDQLAALMEAPVKEKGLTLSFYVEPDVPRSLVGDSLRLEQALTNLLNNAVKFTEHGGVELLVGLERRDAEQVRLRFSVKDTGIGIKPEERERLCNVFSQADTSINRKFGGTGLGLAISKHLAEMMNGNLVFDSVPGRGSTFVLTASFLPATESESDLSSTPCTAASPPDIRTLVNSIRGARVLLVEDDAINEEVAREHLQQAGLRVVVARNGLEAVQAMQGTFGDEIVENADRPNRFDAVLMDVQMPVMNGLEATRRIRAAEVHGSRFNGSTVGETANIGIGVGAHRDAPDGVAPIATHSDDTTETTVNREPLNPDPYDREPHIPIIAMTAGAMAQDREDCLAAGMDDYLAKPIESHELFTVLAKWIAGRSDSATKPVPGASTADVCSPDIPVYSDGSGELDPEVSLEILDKIIRLVESGDLVEEAVLERLERALAGGERGLMEEARRCLERFDYDSAFAVLQAMRTAVSSRPEQGV